CGGACCCCACCCTCGCCGTGATCACTGTGTGCGTCGTGAAAGTGTGGCTCAGCTTTCCGTTCATGATGCTGATGAGCTCCTCAGCGCTGGCCTCCGTCGACGACTCCGTCTATGAGGCAGCCCGCCTGGACGGCGCCGGGCCGTGGCAGCGTTTCCGGTTCATCACCCTGCCGATGACCGCCAAGAGCACATACATCTCCTGGGTCCTCATGGCGATCTTCTGCGTCAACGACTTTCCCACCATCTACCTCCTCACCGGCGGTGGTCCCGTCGACGCCACGTCCTCCCTGATCGTCCTCGCCTACCGCAAGGTGTTCCAGGACTTCCAGACCGGCCCGGGCGTCGCCATCGCGTTCACCATGACCTTCGTCCTGGTCATCGTCTCCGCCTTGCTCTTCAGCCGGATCCGAAAGGCCGATGTCGCATGAGCCTCGCCCCTCAAGCCGCCGCACCCGCGACAGTGCAGCCGCCCACGACCGGGATCAGTGCCCGGGCCTCCCGTTCAAAGTGGTTGCGGTTCGCCGTCCTGCTCGTCATCACCCTCCTGGCGATGGCTCCGGTACTGACCACAGTTCTGCTGGCCTTCCGTCCCGCAGCGGGCAGCTCCGAGTCGTCCCTGTTCACCCTGGAGAATTTCGAGAGAGTCCTCCGTGGCACCGACGTGCTGCGCTGGCTCGCCAACAGCTTGCTGGTGGCATGCTCCACGGTTGTCGTCTCGGTAGTGGTCGCCGCACCGGCCGGCTATGTGCTCTCCAGAGGTCGGGGCAAGGTCGTCGGCGGCTTCTCCCTCCTGCTGTTCGTCCTCCAGTCCCTCCCTGTGATCACCTCAGTCATCCCGCTGTTCATCCTGTTCTCCCGGATGGGCCTGGTCGACAACCTTCTCGGGCTGACCATCATCTACGTCGGCAGCACCATCTCCGTGACCACCTGGATGATGGCTGCCTACTTCGACTCCATCCCGGCCAGCCTGGAGGAGGCCGCCTGGGTCGACGGCCTCTCCGTGTTCGGTTCCTTCTCCCGAATCGTGCTGCGCAACTCCTACCCCGGCATCCTGTCCGCGGCGGTGTTCGCCTTCCTACTGGCGTGGAACGACTACCTGGTCGCCCTGGTGTTCCTGCACTCCGACGCAGTCCTCAACCTGCCCGTCGGCCTGCAGAACTTCTTCCAGCAGAACGCCACCGACTGGGGCGGCGTCATGGCCGTCGCGGTCATCATGCTGCTCCCCCCGTGCATCGTCTTCGCCGCGCTGCACCGGTACTTCAGCGTGGGCGGCATCGGTGGCGCCCTCGCCGGCCGCTGAACCCATCACCGCGCAGCGTCAGTTCCCCCATGGGGCGCAAGAAATCGCACAAGTTGAAGGGAGGGCGTCCGTCATGGCTCCGCCCACCAACCCGTCCGCAACACAGGCCAGTCGCCCGCTCCACGCCGCGGTCATCGGCGCGGGGATGATCGCCGAGGTCCACCGCCGGGCGATCCGCGCCGCGGGCGGCGACGTCGTCGGCGTGCTCGCTTCCTCACCCGCACGCAGCCAGGAGGTCGCCCGACGGTGGGGCACCACCCCGTACGACGATCTGCCGTCACTGCTCGCCGACGGCAGTGTCGACGTCGTGCACGTCTGCACTCCCAACCACACCCACGCCGACTACACCCTTCAGGCTCTGACGGCCGGCAAGCACGTCGTCTGTGAGAAACCGCTCGGCGTCTCCGTCGAGGAGGCGGAACGGCTGGCAGCGGCGGCGGAGCGGAGCGGACTGACCGCCACCGTGCCGTTCGTCTACCGCTACCACCCGCTCGTACGGGAGATCCGCCGTCGACGCCTGGACGGTGAATTCGGCCGGTGGCATCTGCTGCACGGCAGCTACCTGCAGGACTGGATGCTCTCGCCCGAGGCGTCCGGGTGGCGTGTGGACCCGGCGCGCGGCGGCGCTTCCCGGGCCTTCGCCGACATCGGATCGCACTGGTGCGACCTGGTCCAATGGGTTTCCGGCGAGACCTTCACCGAGCTGACCGCCGCTTCTTCGGTGGCGGTGGGCGAGCGGCCCGCAGCGGACACCGCATCCTTCTCGGCCCATTCCGCGGACGGCCCGCGCACCCGCGTCGAAACCGAGGACTGCGCCACCCTCCTGCTGCGGACCCGGCGCGGCCTGCTCGCCTCGCTGACCGTCTCGCAGGTCTCCGCAGGGCGCAAGAACCGCCTGTGGTTCGAGCTCGACGGATCCCGCGGCAGCGCGGTCTTCGACCAGGAGAACCCGGAGACCATCTGGCTCGGCGCCGAACACGAAAGCCGCGTCGTGCACCGTGACCCGCATCACGGCAGCGCCGAGCAACGCCGGCTGTCCGTCCTGCCGGCTGGCCACCCCCAGGGATACGCCGACTGCTTCGCCGCGTTCGTCTCCGACACCTACGCGGCCATCGGGGGCGCCGCCCCGGAAGGGCTGCCGACCTTCGCCGACGGGCTGCGCGCCGCGCGCCTCGTCGACGCCTTCCTCTCCTCCTCCCGTACCGGTGACTGGACCAAGGTGAAGTACGCATGAAACTGGGATTCCTGACAGCCTGCCTCCCGCAGTGGGACCTGCCCACGATCGCCTCCTGGGCGGCGGGTCACGACTATCAGGCTCTGGAGGTCGCGGTCTGGCCCGGCTCCGGCGGCCGCGACTTCGAGGCCGCTCACCTCCCCGTCGCCACCTTCGGCGAGCGCGAGGCCGACGCGACCCGTGGCCTGTTCGAACAGCACGCTCTGGAGCTGTCCGCCCTCGCCTACTACGAGAACAACCTCCACCCCGACCCTGGCCGCCGCGAAGAGATCCGCACCCATCTCAAGCACGCCATCGACACCGCCCATCTCCTCGGCGTCCCGTACGTCGGCACGTTCGTCGGCCGCGACTGGACACGTCCCATCGCCGAGAACCTCGCCGAGGCAGAGCGCGTCTTCCCCGAACTCGTCGAGTACGCGGGCGAGCGCGACGTGCGGATCATCATCGAGAACTGCGTGATGGAGGGCTGGCATCCCGACGGATCCCCGGGCAACCTCGCCTACTCGCCCGAGCTGTGGGAGTGGATGTTCGACCTCGGTCTCTACCTCAACTGGGACCCCTCGCACCTGA
This window of the Streptomyces sp. NBC_01275 genome carries:
- a CDS encoding carbohydrate ABC transporter permease, whose translation is MRFAVLLVITLLAMAPVLTTVLLAFRPAAGSSESSLFTLENFERVLRGTDVLRWLANSLLVACSTVVVSVVVAAPAGYVLSRGRGKVVGGFSLLLFVLQSLPVITSVIPLFILFSRMGLVDNLLGLTIIYVGSTISVTTWMMAAYFDSIPASLEEAAWVDGLSVFGSFSRIVLRNSYPGILSAAVFAFLLAWNDYLVALVFLHSDAVLNLPVGLQNFFQQNATDWGGVMAVAVIMLLPPCIVFAALHRYFSVGGIGGALAGR
- a CDS encoding Gfo/Idh/MocA family protein, which gives rise to MAPPTNPSATQASRPLHAAVIGAGMIAEVHRRAIRAAGGDVVGVLASSPARSQEVARRWGTTPYDDLPSLLADGSVDVVHVCTPNHTHADYTLQALTAGKHVVCEKPLGVSVEEAERLAAAAERSGLTATVPFVYRYHPLVREIRRRRLDGEFGRWHLLHGSYLQDWMLSPEASGWRVDPARGGASRAFADIGSHWCDLVQWVSGETFTELTAASSVAVGERPAADTASFSAHSADGPRTRVETEDCATLLLRTRRGLLASLTVSQVSAGRKNRLWFELDGSRGSAVFDQENPETIWLGAEHESRVVHRDPHHGSAEQRRLSVLPAGHPQGYADCFAAFVSDTYAAIGGAAPEGLPTFADGLRAARLVDAFLSSSRTGDWTKVKYA
- a CDS encoding sugar phosphate isomerase/epimerase — encoded protein: MKLGFLTACLPQWDLPTIASWAAGHDYQALEVAVWPGSGGRDFEAAHLPVATFGEREADATRGLFEQHALELSALAYYENNLHPDPGRREEIRTHLKHAIDTAHLLGVPYVGTFVGRDWTRPIAENLAEAERVFPELVEYAGERDVRIIIENCVMEGWHPDGSPGNLAYSPELWEWMFDLGLYLNWDPSHLTWIGIDPVETIAPYIDRIVHAQAKDVQLRPADRQRYGHFGPAVDRSANPWDMGWWRYRVPGLGQVDWSGIIDRLYEHGYTGTLSVEHEDPVWGGSPEKVTQGLEIAHRTLRPLIF